The sequence ACTACAAGActgcgaattttgggttccgatatcTGTTTGTGCTCTCGAACTGTAGAATATTTTCAGAtctgccaaagaatctggataattttcacaggactaccTCTGCCAGTGTCTCTATTCTATCATATCCTTTTCTTTTTAtgacttctctcctttcctccttgactaacAACTCTTTTACTTTCAAGAGCTCCGAATCCAAGGAACTTTTATTCTCAGTGTTTTAGGAGTCACctttctctcggtgcttcttggctcgtcTTTTTCAAATATCAAGCGTTCGAAAAACATGTTCGATCATTTtcccatatacatataaactattttcttgtattccctgataatattatatttgcttttaGATGACATTTTTAAGGCGAACTAAGGAACTactagaaaaacaaaacaactctCTGCACTTCTTATCGTTCCCAGTCGGAGCATAGGGCGTGAGCAAAGGCAAGGCACTTCAAAGATTTTTGTCATCCACTATACGTCTAATTTCCTTCCAGGTGGCGGTGGAAGAGCTCTCATTTAGGATTGTGCACATCCCAGTTTGCCGTGGGCGTTCTATACTTGTATGCCTTATTTAAAGGACCTAAGTGGCAAAGAGGGTTTAGGCGTTGCTATTGTTTATTGGTCGACCCTGTACAAGCAACGCGAAAACTCCCAGCGTCTACGTGCCTTGGAAAGCTAATATACTCATGAAACATTATCTTTTGAGATGGTATAGTTTTTATACTTTATAAATACTCGTGGGAAAAATCAACACAGACACTGGACATCCGTAGAGAAACGAGGTCTGAGCCAAACCCAATCATGTCCGTGAGGGATATTTATGTTAGAGCCTCTTTTGAGGTAACCGCTAGCTCCCCAAAAGAACGCTTGCCTTGAATTGGGATTTAAAGGACTTCTCCGAGCTTCAATATATAGTCTACACATGAGCACTGTTCCTTTAATAAGGGTCTTCCAGCCAATGGCTAATTTCCAGTTCTTatcattaaaaacttcttctaaGCTTCACTCGCCATTCGGAAGCACCCTAAAAGTATAGATCTCTCTATTTGTaggaaaatatcgacacaagtGGGATGAGCGGCTGAACGAAAACTTAGATATTCAGCTAAATATTCTTTGCAGTGGattattcattcaaaattctCAATGCCCGTAATTATGATAATAACCGCGCAATACTTCTGATTTTTCTAAGCTCGATaaaaaagcaaagcgaatgagtcTAGCGGTGAACGGAGAAGCAAAAAGCATTTCCTGCCGTCAGATGAAATATAATACAATCAATTGACGATTATAATAAAGTAGAAAATGGCTTTTTTAACTTTGAATTAAGTAAGCACCTAAGGAGAAAAGTCACCCACCGATGAACAAAATTCACACTTTGCAAACCTCTCATCACACTGAAGCTTTAGCGGTGACAACACCGATGCCGACGACTCGGCACTTGGAAAGTTGGAGATTGAAATTCAGCGAATCATTTATGGATTCTTACTAGTTGGAGAAGCGGAATATCACTGATTGTGGAACGATAAACTTTAAAATCTATACAGTGGCCTAAGCATAATCGTCTGAATAAGTCATGTCGCACAAATGAATTCGCTTTCAAACTTTCCAACCCTTAAGGTAAGTGATCAAAATATTGGTTTTGCTTCCTGTTTCTAATTTATGCCAGTTAATGGCATTATCAGGACCGAAATTTGTCTGTCTCGTCTAATTGCACCCTTGCTTGGGCAATCATATAACTTAACCTAGCGCGAGGAAGAAACCATTGATGCGCTTTGTTGGACCCGGCCAAAATCATTTAATTGCACCACTTGCGGCACTactcaataagcagaattgctatagtttttattttattttttccacttaCTTGGAATAACTCTGTTGCTGCTGATAAATTGATTCAACCTTGGCCGGTTCGGCGTCCTTTGGTATCTCAGGCAGTGGGCAATTCAATATCGAAGGTTTATACTTTGGATCAAACTTGCCACCTTGTCGCAGAGTCGAGCATTTGTAGATTTGTTTATCGCGGTCGTAGATTGCCGTATCCATGCCAGACGTAGCAGGTATATCACGATGATGTAGTCCATCCTGCGGTGATTTCATTTGATTGTGCGATTGTTGatgcagctgctgctgctggtttgGCGGTGGTGGCTGCTGTTGTTGATGCGGCGGCACATGATGAGCTGGTATCAGTGGATGTCCTTGTCCTTGCGAGTTCTGACGCCGCATCGTTGCCATATTCGAGACATAAATCGAGCCCTGGCTGACAGCCACCAATGGTTGATAAATAGAATGCGGATTGCCATTTGGCTGTAGAGCGGCAATATGCGCTGGTATCTGTTGATATATTTGGCCTTGCTGACCTGCTGTTATATGATGTGGCGGTGGATGAGCAGCTGTGGCGTAGGTGCCATATTGTTGAGCCGCCTGTTGCTGCTGATGATAGATGGCATGTTGGTGCTGGACAGCTGCAGCGACGGCGGCATGCGAATGTGGATGCGGATGGTGACAGTAGATCGGTTGACCTGCCAATTGTTGAGCTTGCTGCTGAGCTAATTGTTGTTGTGCTGCTTGCTGCTGCTGTGTGAGTGCCGGCTGACTTCGTGCGGGATCGCTACAGGCTACTggtgattttcagtaaaaatcATTGGCTTCCAAAGTTTTGCATTGTTTGCTTAATGTAGCATATTTACCGTTATTTGGACCTGTAAAATGGGCGGAAAACAAGTTAGTGAGGAACGTGAGGCGGATTGGTGGAGGTGAGTGAGGATGTTTACGAAAGAATAAAATGTGATGAGTGGCATTTGGAAATGGAATAAACTACTGTGAAAAGATTATATAGATGGAGGTCGAATGATGATCGAATAATGTAGGCCACAGCACACTTACCAGTCAAGTGGGTAGGGCTATGATTGTGCGACGGCAAACGACCCAGCGTATGCGTGCCCATAGCCCTCATGTTCTGCTGCATGTGCGCGTGCGCCATCATCTCGTGCTGCTGCCGCTTGGATGGGTGTTGCAAAGTGTGCGATCCACTGATTACTGGCGGACTGAAGTGCCTGAAAAGGAGGTtggaacaaacaaatttaaacaaatctTACATGAGGGACATGCTCACCCGTTATGATTGCGCGGCAATGTGCGTGCCGCATTCATCATCTGCTGATGATTTTGTGGCGCCGGATGCGATATATATGACGGCTCGTCGACCTGAGCATAATCATTGCGCTTACGTATGTAGATCCAGGTATGAGAATCAACCCAAACCATAATCGTCAGTAGTATAGCGGCAATAAAGCTCGCAATCAACATCAGTACCAATCCCAATAGTCCACCCTCGCAGAGACCTCTTGCAGCGGCCAAAAAATTATGATGCACAACCTTACAATCCACAAGTGCTGTGAGCTGAGTAAGCAATCGTTCGCTGCTATTCAAATCCGCATTGACAGCACCTAATTTCGGCTGTAATCCAGACGATTTGAATAGCACCAACGATATCTTCATTACCGTAGCCATGGCACTACGTGCGTTGTTCAATGAATTTTGTGACTCACGCAAACGTTGCGTGAAAGGATTGGTGTGGCCTGGCTCACATTGGGTGTAGTGCAAGAGGACATTGGTAGGAAGATCACGCGGAGAAGTGGACACCAAGAAGTCAGCCGGATTAATGCAGAGATCACCAACAGCTACCGATGAAGACAAGTAGAGACCAGACATTAGCCAAGAACCAGTGACCGCCAGTAAGCCGCAAACGCTAAATAATATGAGCGCACAACGCGAATGACGTGCCACACCCACCAGCAAGACAGCGCACAACACCAGCAACAAGGCTAGTGTGGCCACAGTGCCTGGCCAACGTATGAGCTCCCACTGATCGCCACGCTGGAATAGGTGTTGAGTAATGAACATTTAGTAATGAACGAGTAGGTATAAAAGCGGAGTTAAAGTATTAAAATCCAAAACATACCGACAGAAAGTGTGTCATGGAAATACCCAAGAGCGGCCGGCGTATATCACCAGCAGCATTGGTGGCTAGCGTGACATTGCCTTGAACAATGTTCAACGAGACGAAGAGTATGGAGAGCGCAGTCTGATTGGAGACGGGTTGATCGAAAATGTCGGCCAACTCAACCAGTTGTGGACGAATACGGttcttcaaagtattttctaaaatatgcgTCTGGTTGCGTATAGTGGTAACCAAGTTATCAACCTTGCGGCCAGCAGTTAACACCTCGAGCAGGCCGTTATGGAGGTCATCGTTGCCATATAAACCTGTGAAATGGAAAAGAAAAGAtgagaaaacgaaaaaatatatatagtttAAGATGAGTGAGAGcggcattattttttaatttttttttatactaagtCTGCAAAGCTGTATTTGTAGTTATAATCattgtgaaaagatttttagaggtgtgctatTTGGCaggccgttattcggctctgagcaaaTTTGCGAGAATTAGAATAGACTCTCGTCAattgggatgtgtttacaaacaaaactgagattgtgttggtggtatacgaaaaaaatcaaccaatgacacttcttTGCCGTCTGAATAACGGCTGATTGAACGAGTGCGTGAATGCTTGTGATATGATCGTGCAGAGTTCGGCTGCCGAGTCTCCCAAGtgacacaattttctttttcagcaTAGTTAAATAGCAAACCCAGTAATCtatgtattcttcttcttaattggcgctataaccgcttacgcgattttggccgagtttaacaaagcgcgccagtcgtttctttctcgtgctaaccggcgccagttggacacaccaagtgaagccaagtccttctccacctgatctttccaacgcagaggaggccgccctattcctctgctaccaccagctggtaccgcatcgaatactttcaaagccggagcgtttgtatccattcggacgacatgacccagccaacgtagccgctggatctttattcgctgcgctatgtctatgtcgtcgtaaagctcatacagctcatcgttccatcgtctgcgatattcgctgttgccaacgtgcaaaggtccaaaaatcttacgcagaatctttctctcgaacactccaagcgtcgcttcatcggatgttgtcatcgtccaagcttctgcgccatacgttaggacgggcatgatgagagtcttgtagagtgttagttttgttcgtcgagagaggactttactactcaattgcctacttagtccaaagta comes from Anastrepha ludens isolate Willacy chromosome 3, idAnaLude1.1, whole genome shotgun sequence and encodes:
- the LOC128856343 gene encoding protein tweety; translation: MGDYHHEYTDQYRVPVIAKLLHALPHYNITFHKINSTFRPNDEIYLESLGILGSVPAALLIISLLGLLLYLMTRCCDRKPRPAHSITSLKVALSIVTVMCCAAIGLGLYGNDDLHNGLLEVLTAGRKVDNLVTTIRNQTHILENTLKNRIRPQLVELADIFDQPVSNQTALSILFVSLNIVQGNVTLATNAAGDIRRPLLGISMTHFLSRGDQWELIRWPGTVATLALLLVLCAVLLVGVARHSRCALILFSVCGLLAVTGSWLMSGLYLSSSVAVGDLCINPADFLVSTSPRDLPTNVLLHYTQCEPGHTNPFTQRLRESQNSLNNARSAMATVMKISLVLFKSSGLQPKLGAVNADLNSSERLLTQLTALVDCKVVHHNFLAAARGLCEGGLLGLVLMLIASFIAAILLTIMVWVDSHTWIYIRKRNDYAQVDEPSYISHPAPQNHQQMMNAARTLPRNHNGHFSPPVISGSHTLQHPSKRQQHEMMAHAHMQQNMRAMGTHTLGRLPSHNHSPTHLTGPNNVACSDPARSQPALTQQQQAAQQQLAQQQAQQLAGQPIYCHHPHPHSHAAVAAAVQHQHAIYHQQQQAAQQYGTYATAAHPPPHHITAGQQGQIYQQIPAHIAALQPNGNPHSIYQPLVAVSQGSIYVSNMATMRRQNSQGQGHPLIPAHHVPPHQQQQPPPPNQQQQLHQQSHNQMKSPQDGLHHRDIPATSGMDTAIYDRDKQIYKCSTLRQGGKFDPKYKPSILNCPLPEIPKDAEPAKVESIYQQQQSYSKTLQRPPMKLPPQMKAIPPPRIGTPTSPPPPNAGAHADPQHAGGQQQQQQQQQMQNGAVPTADNRHSNDDSSLPLPPPPLEATTDVGNVGVSGGVGVGGGVVVGIGSPPKPGHALNNNNNNINSKSNNSNNCQQSNSANNGSNASNNSSVNNSANNSSSNNSSSANTLPLHNGSSANNIDDDDDLPPPPPPAITDDSNYAVTEL